The proteins below come from a single Aegilops tauschii subsp. strangulata cultivar AL8/78 chromosome 6, Aet v6.0, whole genome shotgun sequence genomic window:
- the LOC109782100 gene encoding E3 ubiquitin-protein ligase SINA-like 4 has translation MVVHEEGEIMQTEQDPTMELSMCKGGHLACADCRIERPGNQWQCLKCERGGGFDVRNTAVDAVLSSVRVECPHEGCGLYVTYHKLANHQSVCPLAPCKCPVPVCGYQGPPPALSHHISTVHPMPVHRIQYDKVLQLQVPLSEPRLLLFAEEDGCAFFLVGSVLDIGVPIAMSVICVRAGSSPLPHYVAKLWANGPPGEPKGRTDAVKVEMEVTSSKDPGGVAVHELTFFTVPPKLLAGAKLVSLHIQIDKLTS, from the exons atggttgtgcacgaggagggcgagatcatgcagacggaacaggacccgacgatggagctctctatg tgcaagggagggcacctggcctgcgcggactgccgcatcgagcgccccgggaaccagtgGCAGTGCCTGAAGTGCGAGCgtggcggtggcttcgacgtgcggaacacggcggtggacgccgtcctctcctcggtgagggtggagtgcccgcacgaaggctgtgggctctacgtcacttaccacaagctcgccaatcaccagagcgtgtgtccgctcgcgccctgcaaatgccccgtgccggTCTGCGGCTAccaaggcccgccgccggcgctctcccaccacatcagcaccgtgcatcccatgcccgtgcataGGATCCAGTACgacaaggtgctccagctgcaagtgccactgtcggagccacggctcttgctgttcgcggaggaggacggctgcgcgtttttcttggtcggcagCGTGCTTGACATCGGCGTGCCTATCGCCATGTCGGTCATCTGCGTCAGAGCGGGGTCATCCCCACTTCCGCACTATGTAGCCAAgttgtgggcgaacggcccgccgggggagcccaaaggcaggaccgacgccgtcaaggtggaaatggaggtaacaagcagcaaggatcccggcggcGTCGCCGTGCacgagctgaccttcttcacagttccgcccaagctgctggccggggctaagctggtgtccctccatattcagattgacaagctcacgtcctaa